From one Thermomicrobiales bacterium genomic stretch:
- a CDS encoding response regulator transcription factor gives MLRWLSVFVGGCSWEAIESTGRSIGLDAERTFEALSALVDSALLRTAHAAESLLRFLMPEPIRDFARQALDADAELLAAQEAHARHFLEVVERGGHIIGPLHLARVQENDRESGNLHTALDWLIDQGNAELSLRMANSMVFAHWAARGRYRVSQVWLSRVLAMPGSGLDALRADAWVRLGWAEWVLGNLAAADSAAAQGLGCAHASGHDSGAAWALGIRGLLDSANGDYAAGSRHFDAALMHARFSGDSALESMLNSWLGYAYMWRGDCENARTQYEKGLAILQDAHDPWALADAQLDLVFALRKLGLHRESAKNLRMALWRELEFGDAYMMSSCLDETASFAATSGWHEEAALLLGAAERLRMWGGFPVQDTSLEDYVSIVEAVRSRLSEQQFERAWSIGLTMSLEDAAAVADRVLDEGEPSASGANPGSRNPHGLSRREREVLQLLVAGSTNRQIAETLFISVPTVKVHVGSILNKLGVESRTAAATLSIQHKLI, from the coding sequence TTGCTGCGCTGGTTGTCGGTCTTCGTGGGCGGGTGCTCGTGGGAGGCGATCGAATCCACCGGGCGAAGTATTGGGCTGGATGCGGAAAGGACATTCGAGGCGCTCTCCGCTCTGGTCGATAGCGCGCTGTTACGCACCGCGCATGCGGCTGAGTCACTTCTCCGTTTTCTGATGCCGGAACCGATCAGGGATTTTGCGCGCCAAGCGCTCGACGCGGACGCCGAACTCCTCGCGGCGCAGGAAGCGCATGCGAGACATTTCCTGGAAGTGGTCGAGCGGGGCGGCCACATCATTGGCCCACTGCATCTGGCGCGAGTCCAGGAAAACGATCGCGAGTCAGGGAATCTGCATACCGCGCTCGACTGGCTTATCGATCAAGGAAATGCCGAGCTCAGCCTGCGAATGGCCAATTCGATGGTATTTGCCCATTGGGCTGCGCGTGGGCGCTATCGCGTTTCGCAAGTCTGGTTGAGCCGAGTGCTCGCCATGCCGGGCTCAGGTCTTGATGCACTGCGCGCCGACGCATGGGTGCGGCTCGGGTGGGCCGAGTGGGTATTGGGAAACCTGGCTGCCGCTGATTCCGCCGCGGCGCAAGGATTGGGCTGCGCCCATGCGTCTGGTCATGATTCGGGCGCTGCATGGGCACTCGGCATCAGGGGACTGCTGGATTCGGCAAATGGGGACTACGCGGCTGGTAGTCGCCATTTCGATGCCGCGCTCATGCACGCGCGATTTTCAGGCGACTCAGCGCTCGAGTCAATGCTGAATTCCTGGCTCGGATACGCATACATGTGGCGTGGTGATTGCGAAAATGCTCGAACGCAATACGAGAAAGGTCTGGCTATCCTGCAGGATGCGCACGATCCCTGGGCGCTGGCCGACGCGCAGCTCGACCTTGTCTTCGCGCTTCGCAAACTGGGTCTGCATCGAGAGAGCGCCAAGAATCTCCGGATGGCGTTGTGGCGGGAGCTGGAGTTTGGAGACGCCTATATGATGTCGTCGTGCCTGGACGAGACTGCGAGTTTCGCTGCCACAAGCGGGTGGCACGAAGAAGCGGCGCTTCTATTGGGAGCGGCTGAGCGACTGCGAATGTGGGGTGGTTTTCCGGTTCAGGACACGTCGCTGGAAGACTACGTCAGCATCGTCGAGGCCGTGCGAAGCAGACTCAGCGAGCAGCAGTTCGAACGTGCGTGGTCCATCGGCTTGACAATGTCGTTGGAAGATGCTGCGGCTGTGGCCGATCGGGTCTTGGATGAGGGGGAACCCTCCGCGAGTGGAGCAAACCCCGGTTCACGGAATCCCCACGGGCTCAGCCGGCGCGAACGCGAGGTATTGCAGCTCCTGGTTGCCGGGAGCACCAATCGCCAGATTGCCGAGACGCTTTTCATAAGTGTGCCGACCGTGAAAGTGCATGTCGGTTCCATTCTCAACAAGCTCGGAGTAGAGTCGCGCACCGCCGCCGCGACACTTTCCATCCAGCACAAGTTGATCTGA